A single window of Solanum dulcamara chromosome 5, daSolDulc1.2, whole genome shotgun sequence DNA harbors:
- the LOC129888476 gene encoding AT-hook motif nuclear-localized protein 23-like — protein sequence MVIMAGLDLSSASRYVHQLHHPEFNLQIQPENDDENTKNNPFSNDHHNHQFDLVGANSSGLGDVVGRRSRGRPPGSKNKPKPPVIITRESANTLRAHILEIGNGCDVFECVSSYARRRQRGICILSGSGIVTNVSIRQPASAGNNNNSSNNSSSIVTLNGRFEILSLSGSFLPPPAPPGATSLTIFLAGGQGQVVGGSVVGELIAAGPVIVIASSFTNVAYERLPLEEDVNINIHTQGSDGDGRGGGGDAIVNNPFPDSSNPGLPFFNLPLNMPNCLNSGSASIDGWAGNSALRPPFGV from the coding sequence atggTCATCATGGCTGGTCTAGATTTAAGTAGTGCATCTCGTTACGTTCATCAACTTCATCACCCTGAATTTAACCTCCAAATACAACCCGAAAACGACGATGAAAATACGAAAAACAACCCATTTTCCAATGACCATCACAACCACCAGTTTGATTTAGTAGGTGCAAATTCATCTGGACTGGGCGACGTAGTTGGTCGTAGATCAAGGGGTCGCCCACCCGGGTCCAAAAATAAACCGAAGCCTCCGGTAATTATCACTAGGGAAAGTGCGAATACATTACGAGCTCATATTCTCGAAATCGGTAACGGTTGCGATGTTTTTGAATGTGTATCATCTTATGCGAGGCGAAGACAACGTGGGATCTGTATATTAAGTGGAAGTGGAATTGTTACTAATGTGAGTATAAGGCAACCGGCAAGTGccggtaataataataatagtagtaataattcTTCATCGATCGTTACATTAAATGGGAGATTTGAGATTTTGTCACTTAGTGGTTCGTTTTTACCACCACCAGCACCACCAGGAGCAACAAGTTTGACAATATTTTTGGCTGGTGGACAAGGACAAGTTGTTGGAGGAAGTGTGGTAGGTGAGTTGATCGCTGCTGGACCAGTTATTGTTATAGCTTCATCTTTTACTAATGTTGCTTATGAAAGATTGCCTTTAGAGGAAGATGTTAATATTAATATTCACACACAAGGTTCCGATGGTGATGgtcgtggtggtggtggtgatgcAATTGTTAATAATCCTTTTCCCGATTCGTCTAATCCTGGGCTTCCATTTTTCAATCTACCGTTAAATATGCCTAACTGTTTAAATTCTGGATCTGCTTCTATTGATGGGTGGGCGGGGAATTCAGCTCTTCGCCCACCTTTTGGAGTTTAA